A stretch of Electrophorus electricus isolate fEleEle1 chromosome 3, fEleEle1.pri, whole genome shotgun sequence DNA encodes these proteins:
- the ccdc17 gene encoding coiled-coil domain-containing protein 17, producing MEHSGELCCRDCNMEFNSASLLDKHKARFCTGSILGDPMAFRKIQVEITKPEKTALGFPSRKTQTPDLICLREQRKKLVRQRDSPESHPQRSTAEGLPLSQLTEEFYKLRMSVEENELRRQTQGLGPGSQCLNKERLQEVSEHHGQKLAEIKAYTHHLERQREDIEQHLMGFSGKGSMNYPEKVLQDLKKQELRNEEFLCQLSTQLNRLWGMKEGHAHSELLKDKKTQHFSFEPMFSVDGLVSTQIRSLRLAYVQAGGADPEVLAHMHDLQAEAYVLEQVTPRAEHKSGKKREWNSSDIWVVERENQKLEEEILRMQLARERCRGNEAGSESHPIQRRHIDEIASLQAEVFSLRREVDRGREGQALVPLPTFSGRHLAQIKPTDYSSKQHSLMGMHVLDPKETLGPAPYDSTAGFIIFYDIVLGVDATFRTLRLVARLYIGGQEMEWPTRMPPVQCHPAGALTGPLSTHSGNYALLAVKQPVLRMQPSPALSLVVEVQATGGLGSYSEKESQEPVPQGWARLLLFDEYNQFQSGFWRVPFRCLPVMPSLGTDQLNPVPQLGDMEICLRVVNARDGDIQSLAKIDPNNTGHYKHPPEEVSQSATVLAGQTHLITLQHSSSPFLSSQPQNDWSSSMEGEFTQARE from the exons ATGGAACACTCAGGAGAGTTATGTTGCCGTGATTGCAACATGGAATTTAACTCTGCAAGTCTTTTGGATAAACATAAGGCCAGGTTTTGCACTGGAAGCATCTTAGGAGACCCAATGGCATTCCGAAAAATTCAAGTGGAAATCACTAAGCCAGAGAAAACTGCTTTGGGATTCCCTtccagaaagacacagacacctgATTTAATTTGT CtgagagaacagaggaagaaGCTGGTGAGGCAGAGGGACAGTCCGGAGAGTCACCCCCAGCGCAGCACAGCTGAGGGCCTGCCTCTGAGCCAGCTCACTGAGGAG TTTTACAAGCTGAGGATGTCCGTTGAAGAGAACGAGCTCAGAAGGCAAACGCAG GGCCTGGGTCCAGGCAGCCAGTGTCTTAATAAAGAGAGGCTTCAGGAAGTGTCTGAGCACCATGGGCAAAAGCTGGCTGAGATTAAAGCATACACCCACCACCTGGAGCGGCAGAGAGAAG ATATTGAGCAGCATCTCATGGGCTTTTCCGGGAAGGGTAGCATGAATTATCCGGAGAAGGTTCTTCAGGACCTCAAAAAACAGGAGCTGAGGAATGAGGAGTTTCTTTGCCAGCTCAGCACTCAGCTCAACCGCCTGTgggg GATGAAAGAAGGGCATGCTCACTCAGAGCTTCTCAAGGACAAGAAGACACAACATTTCAGCTTTGAGCCGATGTTCTCTGTGGATGGCCTGGTCTCCACACAGATAAG ATCTTTGCGGCTAGCATACGTGCAGGCTGGAGGTGCTGATCCAGAGGTTTTGGCCCACATGCATGACCTTCAGGCTGAAGCCTATGTTCTGGAGCAGGTCACACCTAGAGCTGAGCACAAGTCAGGGAAAAAACGTGAGTGGAACAGT TCGGATATTTGGGTGGTGGAGCGAGAGAACCAGAAGCTAGAGGAAGAGATTCTCAGAATGCAACTAGCAAGGGAGAGATGTAGAGGGAATGAAG CTGGTTCAGAAAGCCATCCGATCCAGAGGCGCCACATCGACGAGATAGCCAGCCTACAGGCAGAGGTCTTCAGCCTGAGGAGGGAAGTGGACAGAGGCAGGGAGGGTCAAGCTCTGGTCCCTCTGCCTACCTTTTCTGGACGCCATCTAGCCCAGATAAAGCCAACT GATTATAGCTCCAAGCAGCATTCACTGATGGGTATGCATGTGCTGGACCCTAAGGAGACCCTTGGTCCTGCCCCTTATGATTCTAC ggctggATTTATCATCTTCTATGACATAGTACTGGGTGTGGATGCTACTTTTAGAACACTTCGTCTGGTAGCCAGGCTGTACATTGGAGGGCAGGAGATGGAATGGCCCACTCGCATGCCCCCTGTCCAGTGTCATCCTGCTGGGGCTCTGACTGGTCCACTGAGCACTCATTCTGGAAACTATGCATTACTGGCTGTCAAACAGCCTGTGCTAAG GATGCAACCATCTCCAGCCCTTTCTTTGGTGGTGGAAGTACAGGCTACCGGGGGTCTTGGATCATATAGTGAGAAGGAGAGCCAAGAGCCGGTGCCTCAAGGCTGGGCAAGGCTGCTGCTCTTTGATGAATACAATCAGTTTCAGAGTGGATTCTGGAGGGTTCCATTCCGCTGTCTGCCTGTAATGCCTTCCCTTGGCACAGACCAACTCAACCCTGTAcctcag CTGGGTGACATGGAAATTTGTCTTCGTGTAGTTAATGCTCGAGATGGAGATATTCAGTCTCTTGCCAAGATTGATCCTAACAATACAGGCCATTACAAGCACCCACCAGAG GAGGTTTCACAATCGGCGACAGTCTTGGCTGGCCAAACACATCTGATCACATTACAACATTCATCCAGCCCTTTTCTTTCATCACAACCACAAAATGATTGGTCGTCCTCAATGGAAGGAGAGTTTACACAGGCACGAGAATGA
- the gpbp1l1 gene encoding vasculin-like protein 1, which yields MAQHDFVPAWLNFSTPQPAKSPAAPLEKHGEHFPRGDGRPGVNRRRHNSSDGFFNNDPLKAPGGDGWLQPSLLRHDSVDSGVAKGSQGGLGSGHGWKETPSWHGTPRGQEGPHHHHGRHPKRGGGDRDRQGGHRQRNGNFRKGGPFQDRYSDEERNDDKLKFVEEDFPSLNPETTGKPVSQARAVGTPAGVWENPPSAKQAVSKMLVIKKVSKEDPSAAFSAGFASAGPLPANGSKVPITGPSVYKNLVPKTATAPTKTGPWKPNGRESKVGLHFSGRDSAFTSPVSVTKPLTPVNAPTHGTPKETPSSATPPIDITRLKQMRRSTDRKSEFLRGLKDERNGEVSGCHSPGAPTEGEASTPEPKEYGEGHENGMSHSLSDSDTEHLSSSLEAEHRLLKAMGWQEYPENDDNFQPLTEDELKEFQAKTEQLKKNRLGHNGVLPKSRGVALLAWRNTPNPGLEEGSESETSSSSQTSDDEDT from the exons ATGGCGCAGCATGACTTTGTTCCTGCCTGGCTTAACTTCTCCACGCCACAGCCTGCCAAG TCCCCTGCAGCCCCCCTTGAGAAGCATGGAGAGCACTTTCCCCGTGGAGATGGCCGGCCGGGAGTGAACCGCCGCAGGCACAACTCCTCTGATGGTTTCTTCAACAACGATCCACTTAAAGCTCCTGGAG GTGATGGGTGGCTCCAGCCATCTTTGCTCAGGCATGACTCTGTGGACTCTGGTGTAGCTAAGGGCAGCCAAGGTGGCTTGGGTAGTGGGCATGGGTGGAAGGAGACCCCCAGCTGGCATGGGACCCCACGGGGCCAGGAGGGCCCTCACCATCACCATGGCCGCCATCCCAAGCGAGGTGGgggtgacagggacaggcagggGGGCCATCGGCAGCGCAACGGCAATTTCCGCAAGGGTGGCCCTTTCCAGGACCGTTACTCGGATGAGGAGCGTAATGATGACAAGCTTAAGTTTGTGGAAGAGGATTTT CCTTCACTGAATCCAGAGACGACTGGAAAGCCAGTGAGTCAAGCTCGTGCTGTGGGAACTCCAGCAGGCGTGTGGG AGAATCCGCCCAGCGCTAAGCAGGCTGTGTCTAAGATGCTGGTCATTAAGAAAGTGTCTAAGGAGGACCCCAGTGCTGCATTCTCTGCTGGTTTTGCCAGTGCTGGTCCCCTGCCTGCCAATGGCTCCAAAGTCCCCATCACTGGCCCCAGTGTCTATAAGAACTTGGTTCCCAAAACTGCTACCGCCCCAACTAAG ACTGGCCCATGGAAACCAAATGGAAGGGAAAGTAAAGTGGGTTTACATTTCTCTGGTCGGGATTCAGCTTTTACCAGCCCTGTTTCTGTGACCAAACCTCTGACACCTGTCAACGCACCAACCCATGGCACTCCTAAAGAG ACCCCCTCCAGTGCCACCCCTCCCATAGACATCACCCGCCTGAAGCAGATGCGTCGCAGCACGGACCGTAAGAGCGAATTCCTGCGTGGGCTCAAGGACGAGAGGAACGGAGAAGTGAGTGGCTGCCACAGTCCTGGAGCTCCAACAGAG ggaGAGGCCAGTACTCCCGAGCCAAAAGAATATGGAGAAGGCCATGAGAATGgcatgtctcactctctcagtgacTCTGATACTGAGCATCTGTCCAGTTCCCTGGAGGCTGAGCACAG GCTGCTTAAAGCAATGGGCTGGCAAGAGTACCCAGAGAATGATGACAACTTCCAGCCCCTCACGGAGGATGAGCTCAAAGAGTTTCAAGCTAAGACTGAGCAG CTGAAGAAGAACAGGCTGGGCCATAACGGTGTGCTGCCGAAGTCTCGCGGCGTGGCCCTGCTAGCTTGGAGGAACACCCCCAATCCTGGCCTGGAAGAAGGCTCGGAGTCCGAGACGAGCAGTAGCAGCCAGACCTCCGACGACGAAGATACCTAA
- the tmem69 gene encoding transmembrane protein 69 isoform X1: MKGKMLLALKLRHFVSSSWCQKWRRLEFHHLSKTFAWSSHRTSRTLFLARDWAAQLPPRYAPGSLLMAQKFHCSLQIQKKRQPDEQPPRELDLLRYDMRDLNKGPKPALYLGFCGLLPFVSAPIIMGITGTYLPELAYAEVVYGASVVSFFGGARWGFALPEGSPAKPDWLNLANSAVPSLIAWLALLFSNSITQSGMLVIMGLGISLHYDLALLPTYPSWFKAFRAVFTMVAFFSIVGTLIIKELYPEKRYLSEK, from the exons ATGAAAg GCAAAATGTTATTGGCTTTGAAACTAAGACACTTCGTTTCCAGCTCGTGG TGTCAGAAATGGAGAAGACTTGAATTTCATCACCTGTCAAAAACGTTTGCCTGGTCAAGCCACCGGACCAGCCGTACCCTGTTCCTTGCAAGGGACTGGGCTGCGCAGCTACCTCCCAGATATGCCCCAGGATCTCTTTTGATGGCCCAGAAATTTCACTGCTCTTTACAAATACAGAAGAAACGACAGCCAGATGAGCAACCCCCACGAGAACTTGACTTGCTTCGCTATGATATGAGGGACCTGAACAAAGGTCCCAAACCAGCACTCTATCTGGGATTTTGTGGTCTTTTACCATTTGTATCAGCTCCTATAATTATGGGCATTACAGGTACATATCTTCCTGAGTTAGCTTATGCTGAAGTTGTGTACGGGGCCTCAGTTGTCTCTTTTTTTGGTGGAGCTCGTTGGGGGTTTGCTTTACCTGAGGGTAGCCCAGCAAAGCCTGATTGGCTAAACCTAGCCAACAGTGCAGTTCCCTCCTTAATAGCTTGGCTGGCCCTCCTTTTTAGCAACAGCATTACACAGTCTGGTATGCTTGTGATCATGGGGCTTGGCATATCACTCCATTATGACCTGGCTCTTCTGCCCACATATCCAAGTTGGTTCAAAGCATTCAGAGCAGTCTTTACTATGGTAGCCTTTTTCTCTATTGTGGGCACTTTGATAATTAAAGAATTGTATCCAGAGAAGAGGTATCtgtcagaaaaataa
- the tmem69 gene encoding transmembrane protein 69 isoform X2, giving the protein MLLALKLRHFVSSSWCQKWRRLEFHHLSKTFAWSSHRTSRTLFLARDWAAQLPPRYAPGSLLMAQKFHCSLQIQKKRQPDEQPPRELDLLRYDMRDLNKGPKPALYLGFCGLLPFVSAPIIMGITGTYLPELAYAEVVYGASVVSFFGGARWGFALPEGSPAKPDWLNLANSAVPSLIAWLALLFSNSITQSGMLVIMGLGISLHYDLALLPTYPSWFKAFRAVFTMVAFFSIVGTLIIKELYPEKRYLSEK; this is encoded by the exons ATGTTATTGGCTTTGAAACTAAGACACTTCGTTTCCAGCTCGTGG TGTCAGAAATGGAGAAGACTTGAATTTCATCACCTGTCAAAAACGTTTGCCTGGTCAAGCCACCGGACCAGCCGTACCCTGTTCCTTGCAAGGGACTGGGCTGCGCAGCTACCTCCCAGATATGCCCCAGGATCTCTTTTGATGGCCCAGAAATTTCACTGCTCTTTACAAATACAGAAGAAACGACAGCCAGATGAGCAACCCCCACGAGAACTTGACTTGCTTCGCTATGATATGAGGGACCTGAACAAAGGTCCCAAACCAGCACTCTATCTGGGATTTTGTGGTCTTTTACCATTTGTATCAGCTCCTATAATTATGGGCATTACAGGTACATATCTTCCTGAGTTAGCTTATGCTGAAGTTGTGTACGGGGCCTCAGTTGTCTCTTTTTTTGGTGGAGCTCGTTGGGGGTTTGCTTTACCTGAGGGTAGCCCAGCAAAGCCTGATTGGCTAAACCTAGCCAACAGTGCAGTTCCCTCCTTAATAGCTTGGCTGGCCCTCCTTTTTAGCAACAGCATTACACAGTCTGGTATGCTTGTGATCATGGGGCTTGGCATATCACTCCATTATGACCTGGCTCTTCTGCCCACATATCCAAGTTGGTTCAAAGCATTCAGAGCAGTCTTTACTATGGTAGCCTTTTTCTCTATTGTGGGCACTTTGATAATTAAAGAATTGTATCCAGAGAAGAGGTATCtgtcagaaaaataa